The genomic stretch GTGTTCGCCTCGGGGCTGGTGCTGGGCTGCCTTGCGGGCTGGCCGCTGGAGCAGCGCCTGAAGTTCGCCTCGTTGACGGCTTCTCTGGCGGTACAGCAGTTCGGCGGTTCCCTGGCCGCCCCCGGGTGGGGGGACATCGCGGACTGGTGGCATTGTCTGCGCCGCAGGGCCACCGCGGGGGACCTGAGGGCCGCACACATAAGCCGTGACTACGGTTTTCTCGATGACCTCATCCCCCGCCACCAGGTGCACAGCGTCCGGAGGGCCGAAGCAACCTTCGCCAACCACTCGGACCTGCCCAACAAACGACAGTGACATGGGTGCTGCTGGCGCCCCCGACGGGACTCGAACCCATACTGGAGCGGGTTTAAGCCGCTTGCCTCTACCGATTGGGCTACGGGGGCCTGATCAGGCCAGCAACTCCAAGGCTATTGCGTCGAGGATGTCTGTTTCGCTGATACGAATTTTTTCCTCCGGAATCCGCGAAATCGTCTCGTCGAGAATCAACGCCCCGGCCCCGATCACCCCGGCGCGCAGCGGCTGCATGCAGGGTTCCTGCTCTATGAGCTCCACCGGGGTGGTAAGCCAGTGCCTCGTCACCGCCTCGACATCACCGCGTTCCAGTACCAGGCCATGTACCGCCTCACGGGAGTAGCTCTCCAGTCCGAGCACCCGGGCACCGATGCTGGTGACGGTTCCCGCCACTCCGACCGCACCTGCAGCTGCCGCGAAGTCGATTCCGGAACCGTCCAACAGCTCACCGACGAAATCCCGGGCTGCCTTCTGCTCCTCCGAAGTCGGCGGATCGGTACGCAGGAAACGCTCCCTCAGCCGCACCGCACCGACATTGAGGGAAATCGAAT from Arachnia propionica encodes the following:
- a CDS encoding exopolyphosphatase — its product is MTVAAIDCGTNSIRLLVLSGSHAAPVELAREVRLARLGQGVDATGEFHPDALARTFAVCEEFARIVRDHGAEKVRFVATSAARDVSNRRLLVDGVRERLGVGVDVIPGQEEARLSSAGALCALDVASPTLVIDIGGGSTELVLADGAGTILHSISLNVGAVRLRERFLRTDPPTSEEQKAARDFVGELLDGSGIDFAAAAGAVGVAGTVTSIGARVLGLESYSREAVHGLVLERGDVEAVTRHWLTTPVELIEQEPCMQPLRAGVIGAGALILDETISRIPEEKIRISETDILDAIALELLA